In Eretmochelys imbricata isolate rEreImb1 chromosome 4, rEreImb1.hap1, whole genome shotgun sequence, a single window of DNA contains:
- the SMIM20 gene encoding small integral membrane protein 20: MARISRTLLIFGGFVAVVGAAFYPIYFRPLLQVEQYRKEQATNRSGIVQEDVQPPGLKVWSDPFGRK; encoded by the exons ATGGCGCGGATCTCCCGCACGCTGCTCATCTTCGGCGGGTTCGTGGCCGTGGTGGGGGCGGCGTTTTATCCCATCTACTTCCGGCCGCTGCTGCAGGTGGAGCAATACA GGAAGGAACAGGCAACAAATCGATCTGGTATTGTTCAAGAGGATGTTCAGCCTCCAG GGTTAAAAGTGTGGTCTGATCCATTTGGAAGGAAATAA